tattttaaaaaatatacaaatataaaaaatatttaaatagataataaaaataaaaatatttttaatagttttgaattatatgtttcatattcaaacttttaataataattttggaaatttaTTTTCCAacgttttttatattttatttgtaaattttgaaaatacttttttgattttaaatttttttattttgaaataaaaaaatagatcacaataaaaacaattaagGTAATTAAAGTAATTAAACACAATtcttagaatttatatatatatttagtggagctaattttagataattagaaatataagaacaaaatatattagatataacTAAGATACAATAGATATTCGTCTGGCACAGTGGTTGAGTGGATAGTTCAAACTGGGCTGGACCCGGGTTCGAAACCCCCAACGACAGATTtaaagttattttaatttttattttattaattaaataaaatataaaagccaCGTCATAATCCGTTAAGTCCACATAAGACACCGTTATAATTTGACTAACGGTAAGACGGTCAATGTATGAATTAACCGAAAAATAATAGTTGAtgtatgaaattttttaaaaatgtgagTTGATGTATGCTTTAGCACAGGTATATAGTgtatgtactgatcgggaccgcgaTCTTTTGTTGATGTATGAATTAGCCGATTTCCCGCTAGAGGAGGGATTCTTCTATAGCTCGGTTGCTTCTCATTAATTAGCAAACGGTGAATTAATGACACATATGCCCAGCCCACTGTACGTGTGAAGAATGATTAACGAGGCAATTATAATCATAGTTAGTAGACAAGTACTAATAGAAACTTTTAATTACCCACAACTCACGGACAGATCAAACCAAATCCATGTTTAAATCCCCtactaaaattataattagttAACCACTAATTAAAGTATATGACTATAACGCCCATACCCATATGTTAGGGTCAACAGGTCAAATACATAAAACACtgttttaattttcaaacactgttttaattttcaaacaCTGTTTTAATGTCGTTAGTAaagtttatttcttctttttttctaaaaaaataattaattttctaaaaatgtgACTTCTTTATCGTTAAAACACACACAGTACTAAGTAGTGCTCCGTCTCGTTCACCACCAAAGACACTCTCTTTCCCCAAGGGCGGAGCGGATTCAGCATCTCGATCTGCCCCCTTCCCCACCCTCCAAGCTCCTTCTTTTCCTCAAGGGTTTTCTCTCTGGAGCTTCCGCAGGTCCAAATCTCAATCCTTTTCacttaattttcttataaaaagaTCTAAACTTTATGCATCCGCGTACCTGCATTGAGCCCGCTGCTTAGTTTTATCTTGTGGGTTTCTTAATTAGAAATTAAAAAGGAAGAGAATTTGAGTTCTGTCGATAGGGGTTTGTACATGTTTGAGCTCCGCTCTGCAAAGGTTTCTCACGATCTGTTCGTTTTTTCCCCCGTTTAAAATGTGTCTGCTTGTCTTCTTATGGATGATGTTTAATGAAACCCAaccaaagaaagaaacattgtTTAGATTCCACGAATATTGTTTTTTcctaatatatatctttttccAAATTCTCTAGGAGATATTTGATATATAGATGTCGCTGCTATAAAGTTTGGTACTAATCTCGAACATTACTGTTTTGCATTGTTGGGTAAGGAAATCAAATAACTTTTTTTGATTCTACTACCATTGAAATCTTACTTGattttaataaagttttaaGCTTTCAACTTGCAAAAAAAATGTATCTCTCTCTGTGATATTCTTGTTTCAACGGACCAATTCCATTGGAAAGTTTCCATAAGAATCCATATGGtgattgtatatatatgtgcatTGTTGCAGATGAGCAATCTCCTCCTGTGTAGTGTGATCTTATTCTATTTGACTTCAATTTCACAGATCGGAGGTAGATGATGCAGTCCTGAAACTTCAAGGCTGTCTCTTTCTTCAAGTGGGGATTTCAAACATGGGGAAGGAAAATGTTGTCTCCCGTCCTCTCACTCGTGCCTTTGCGTCTGCTTTGCGCGCTTCTGGAGCGGCGGcttctactactactactacacaGAATCAACAGAGAGCAAGCACAAAAAGACCAGCCTCGGAGGACGTGAACAACGTCACTGCAcctaataagaagaagaagcgagCTGCTCTTGGTGATATCTCAAATGGTACCTTCAATGAAGTTAAACTCGAGGTTGTTAAAAActgcatcatgttcttttttctttttttttgttaataatgttTTGTGAAGATCTTTGAAGTAAAAACATGCATCTCCTCGCCATTTCAGGCTAAAGACATCGTCAAGCAGGTAAAGAAGAGTCAGGGGTTGGCTACTTGTGTTACTTCAGAAGTCACAGATCTTCTTCAGTCCGGGACCGATGCAAAAGCTGAACTTGTATCAGTGACTGCTGATAACTGTATCGAGAAACACAGATTGCCTCCAAGACCTCTTGGGAGATCAGGTGCTCCAAGTTACACAAATCTTCATGTGATTTTAGCTCTCTCCCCTTGTTGAATgattattaaacttttttttttggcaaatgGTTTACAGTTGAGAAAAGTGCTGTGATTGGTAGTTCAACTGAACTGGATCTCCCGAAATTCACAGACATTGATTCTGATGACAAGGATCCTTTACTGTGCTGCCTCTACGCCCCTGAAATCTACTACAATCTGCGTGTTTCAGAGGTAATAATCTACGCTTGATGATAGTCTCTAAAGAAACTTGCTCAAAGTCTGATTCTTTGTGGCGTCTGTGACACCTCTCTCCTAGCAGCTTAAACGCAGACCTGTTCCTGACTTTATGGAGAGGATACAGAAGGACATCACTCAGTCCATGCGGGGGATTCTGGTTGATTGGCTTGTTGAGGTTAGTGTTTTGCTCTGATTGCTAAGTGTTGCAGCTTCTTTGCCTACCACTTGGGTTCTGACAAAAGTCTCATCTCACTCACAGGTCTCTGAGGAATACACGCTTGTACCTGACACTCTTTACCTCACAGTGTATCTCATAGACTGGTTCCTCCATGGAAACTACCTGGAAAGACAGAGACTTCAACTCCTCGGCATCACTTGCATGCTAATTGCCTCGTAGGTTCCTCCTCTTCAGCTTTTAGTTTTAAATCTCTTCTCAGATGCACATTAACCTTTTTTTCTCCCTTCAAACTTTACAGGAAGTATGAGGAAATCAATGCGCCGCGCATTGAAGAGTTCTGCTTCATCACAGATAACACCTACACAAGAGATCAGGTCCTGGAGATGGAGAACCAAGTACTTGCGCATTTTAGCTTTCAGATATACACTCCCACTCCAAAAACGTTCCTAAGGAGATTCCTCAGAGCAGCGCAAGCCTCTTACCTGGTAATGCATTTTTTTGCAATACACTCATCTATCTGTTCTCTCACTATACAAACTTTCATCTAAAAGATTTTGAGAATCTATCCCTCTCCTCTGTGCAGAGACCGCGCCTTGAACTCGAGTGTCTAGCCAGCTATCTAACGGAGTTGACGTTGATAGACTATCACTTCTTGAAGTTTCTTCCTTCAGTCATCGCTGCTTCAGCTGTTTTTCTTGCCAAGTGGACATTAGACCAGTCAAACCACCCATGGGTCTGTAACGttgcttctctctttctctatctaTATCCAGACACTAGTTTAGTTCCAGAGATCTTGTATCtctaacttcttttttttccctCCCCTGCAGAATCCAACACTTGAGCACTACACAACGTACAAAGCGTCAGATCTGAAAGCATCTGTTCATGCCTTGCAAGATCTGCAGCTTAACACCAAAGGTTGCCCTCTGAGCGCTGTACGAATGAAGTATAGGCAAGAGAAGGTAAGTTCATATATAAACCACATTACTAAACCCGGTTTGGTATGGTTTGAATAATGGTTTTCTCAGATCCTCATAAGACCATTTTTTTTGGATCTGCAGTTCAAATCTGTGGCGGTTCTCATGTCTCCAAAACTACTTGACACGCTATTCTGAAGGGCTAAACCAACCGGTTCAACTCCTAACCGATAATAGATCTCTGTGACATTGATGGTCCGGTTCGTCTTCATTCAATATCTGTTACTCTTTTTGTTCATAAAACAGTTTCCACAGTCCCCCATTCATCTAATACCTGATTAGAATTCGGTTTAGCTCGGTTTAGTTGGAACTGGTGTTTGGTTCTTCCAAACACCAGACCAGGTTCAATCTAATCGGTAACAAGAGGTTATTTTAGTTGTATCGAGAATGTACATTTTCTCCCCATCTTGAGGCGCAATGTAAACAGTTTCGGGAATTTCACACTATTTATGTATTTTCCGATGAGGTAATTTAAGTATTTACATCattttattactatttattgCTCTCATAGATATGTTACTTTTGTTTATGTTATATAGAAACCACCTTAACACTTTAGCCAGTgatcaaaatatcaaaagattttataatataagatgAAACAATTTTCTACAGATCGttgattcaatttttttggaATTATTTATGTGATGATTAACAtatgttgaatttttttgttttgaaacactAACATATGTTGAATTAAATGAGATTTATGTATATTGAGATGTCTCTATGGCTGGCTGATAGTGAAACACACACGAATGGCTGATAGCCAAACACACATGTCATCTCTGTCAATCCCTGGGCAGGGCATGATGAGAAGAGAATGGCAATGGTACTCCATTTTTGCGTTGAGTGTGAGACTTTAGAAACATGCTGACACACACGAATTTACTCCTTTTTATAAGTTTGAGAGACGTTGTAAATATTAAAGACAGTTACCACTGAATCCTCTCAATTTGAAATCGGTTCAGCTTAGAAAAAAAGTACTTCTATAAGTTCTGTATCAAAAAAAATTCCAGAGATGTCAATAGGCTTATGAAATTAATGTTCCTCCAATGAAATGGGAAAAAAGTGTATATCATCtttggtaaaaaaaagaaagaatatacAGCATCGTTGATAACTGCTGTAGAagtggtaaaagaaaaaccctCCCGTACTGTTTTGTTGCCAACTCTTGTTTTGTATATCTTTAAATATGTTTCATCTTGGTAATATTGCATTACAATAATCTTGGTATGTTACTATTAGTCACCTCACGATCGTGTTGGCAACAACACAGCGTTGACTATTTAAAGATATGTTGGTGGATTTGACTCGGAAtatgatttgtttgtttttgtgaGTCATGTACCTTAGAATGGGTCTTCATGTAAATTTAGTCTCCCAAAAAGACTATAACCTAACACCAAGCCAATCGGAAAGCTTTGTGGTTTGTGTATCTCCGAAATTTTTTTGATGTATTTGTTCATCCATGTGTTCCGTCTTGTTAGAGATGATGAGTCTAGGCACCCTAACAGATATTGGACCAAAGTTGAGTTAGATGCCACTTTGGTCCAGATTATTTCAGCCTTAGTTGTTCTGAGTCTGAATGTGGCAAGAGATGAACATCCACAAACGCCATTGTTGATATGGTTCAGCGGTTATACTTGTGGCTGTACTGCAAATCTCCCTGTCCTCTATTGGCGTTTTCACACTTTTGATCAATATACCTCCGATTCTACAGCACTCGCTGCTACAGATGAAGAAGTTAACATTCAAGCGGCTGCGGTTGGGCATGAAAACTCAAGGACAAGgtaaaactttattttctttctgGATTAGCTAGCTAAAAAACAAATAGTATCTATAGACTATAGTTTTAGATGTAATGGTTGTTTTTATATTGATTGTAGAATTCATAAGATGATGGAATTTTTCGAGGTCGTGCttgaatttttctttattgGATGGTTTTGGGGGTATCATTGGTTCTTTTATGACAAACCATCTCCTGATGATGGTTCTTTACTGTACTGGTGAGCATCCACCAAAATTTTCCCATCATTTCTAGATAAAAACAGAGTAGAATCCTCTAATCATGTATATATACAGTacccatttatttatttttctcttcaTTTGTCTCTTGCAGGTTAAGTTTGGGTTTCCTTGCTTTCACTGTCATTAGACATGGATGTATAATTGTAGCACTGTTTTATGTCTGTGCATTACTGCCTGTTTATATATGTTATCACTCGGTTGCAGGAGTCATTAGACTTATTATCATGTTTATCAAAGCATCGTATGCATGCTTTTCGAGATCAAACGATGTAGACTCTGAAAGGGAAGATGAAGATATTGTGAGTAGTAATTatcatataatcaaataaaatcctCAATTCGAAAAATCATATCACCAATTAGCTGGTTTTGGTTGACTTTGGCTTCTACGTTTATCTGCAGGTTTGTTGCATTTGCTTGGGAAATTGCGGAGATGAAAAAGAGGGGAAACTACCATGTTCTCACGTGTTTCATTTGAAGTGCATAAGGAGGTGGCTGAGAATTAGACCAACATGTCCTCTCTGTCAATCACAGTTCGACGTGTTTCCAACACTCTTGTATCTCTACGAATGAAAATGTACGAGGCTGAGTTTTCTTTTCGTTTTCTCACTAGTTTCTAACTCGGTATCAGGATAACTCAGAGATGTCAATATTGAACCcctttgtgttttattttacaAGATTATATAACTTAGcttcaaataatttaataattgacTTAGAGTTGGTCCCGGTGTAGTTTAGATCTTGTAATAAATCGATTGCAGAAAAAGTAGAAAGGTTCAGTATTATATGCTTTGGGTCTCAAGTGTATGACATGcaataaaatcaaaagagaTCAGTGAAGAGTTTATTGACCAAGAGTGAGCACATCCCTGACACTACAATCATCGGAAACTCACTGGAAAATGACtaacaattaaaaaatttatgtgACTTGCCACAACAAAACGAACAACCTAAGGCCGCAGATCGTAGTCGCATGTCATAAAGTGTAATAATCTGCGACAACAAAAAGAACAATATTTAGTCATAGGCAGCGACATGCAAATCAACATGGCCTCTGTATCAATTCAATGGTCACCATCCGCTTCAAATCTACAGTCGATAATTAAAACACAAACCATAGTTGCAAACTTAATATGTAAACTTCAACTTTCATATGTATTACCAAGAACCTTTCTAAAGGTTTTGGTGTGGATTTGGTCTTAGAAGACTTATAAATAATTGGAGGGGGTACATACTTTTGTATTCATTTTACTTTTAGTATATAAGGGATATAACTTAGCACTACACAATTCAATAATTGTTACATAGTAAAAGACTATAATTTCTTAGAATTGGTCTTAAAATAAGTCGTGGACTAAAGAATTAGTAAGGTTCAATATCTGCCTTGTGCCTCAAGTATAAACGCAGAATTAGATGAACCTCTAACCGGATTTGACTAAAGAAAAG
The Raphanus sativus cultivar WK10039 chromosome 1, ASM80110v3, whole genome shotgun sequence DNA segment above includes these coding regions:
- the LOC108861965 gene encoding cyclin-A2-3, encoding MGKENVVSRPLTRAFASALRASGAAASTTTTTQNQQRASTKRPASEDVNNVTAPNKKKKRAALGDISNGTFNEVKLEAKDIVKQVKKSQGLATCVTSEVTDLLQSGTDAKAELVSVTADNCIEKHRLPPRPLGRSVEKSAVIGSSTELDLPKFTDIDSDDKDPLLCCLYAPEIYYNLRVSELKRRPVPDFMERIQKDITQSMRGILVDWLVEVSEEYTLVPDTLYLTVYLIDWFLHGNYLERQRLQLLGITCMLIASKYEEINAPRIEEFCFITDNTYTRDQVLEMENQVLAHFSFQIYTPTPKTFLRRFLRAAQASYLRPRLELECLASYLTELTLIDYHFLKFLPSVIAASAVFLAKWTLDQSNHPWNPTLEHYTTYKASDLKASVHALQDLQLNTKGCPLSAVRMKYRQEKFKSVAVLMSPKLLDTLF
- the LOC108858815 gene encoding E3 ubiquitin protein ligase RIE1-like → MMEFFEVVLEFFFIGWFWGYHWFFYDKPSPDDGSLLYWLSLGFLAFTVIRHGCIIVALFYVCALLPVYICYHSVAGVIRLIIMFIKASYACFSRSNDVDSEREDEDIVCCICLGNCGDEKEGKLPCSHVFHLKCIRRWLRIRPTCPLCQSQFDVFPTLLYLYE